The genomic DNA aaggttaagtgctgtgtgggattctcttagactGGGACAAGTTAGAATTTGTCGGTTTTATTCATGATTTTACGTATATtcgtgaaaatattttttaactctcacttagatgattcagtatctaatttggactatatccctgaaatattcaaacgttccaggtgaaagcaacgGCGCTAAAGGAAAAGACGTAATCGAGATGTAGCCGCTATGTTTAGTCTTCGTAGGTCTTTGtttatgattacgatgttcagaggttatgttatattttgatattttcatgtgaaacatcgatttggttatttgattgtaaaaggaatttatcgattatatattattgaggtttcgatcttgttttcgttgatgtgattgatatgtcttagtttattaattattaaatttgatatgcTGAAAAGGTATAATTAGGATTGtcgaaaaatatttatgatgaagatatatatatatcgagagacttatgttatgtgtatgatgttaagaaataaaaatcttaaaatctcGAATTAATGCACGCTTAAAAAAAATGGGGCTTTATAACTCAATCTTCCTAGCGACGGCAGCAGAGGCGATGTCTTGGCAGTAGTCTGTTAACTCCCTTCCCCAATCTCTTTCTAAGAGGAACATTTGCCAAAATCTAGAAATCACGAGTCCTAGATCAGTTGGATTGCAGAAGGACCCCAAAAATTGTTCCCATAAATAGAAATGACTTTTGGGAACCTTGAAGCTGTTCTGAAAGAGAAATCATGCCCAGAATGATAGGAATGACTTTTGGGAACCcatatatctttcaaaaatagaaattgTCTGCAATCCAAAGCAACTTTTGGGTTACATCTAAAAACTTACAAGAAGTTTGATATCCTTCCAAAACCTAGAAATTTGGGTTCCTCCGACGGTGGCCCTAACCACcatctccattttttttttctcatggtTTTTAATTATAGTGGATATATAGAAAAgtgaggaattttcaaaattttaaaaaataataataagcacCATGTATTAACTAGAGAGGGATAAGTGATCCGTAATTATGAAACTGAGggcatgttattttttaaaatataggcatgattaatattttcttttcgaATCTCAAAGATGATGTGTAAAGTTTACTCAAAAATATACAGGACTTAAATGCCTTCTAATTTTGCCCACGACACTAGCTAGTCTCtaataaatatcaaaaggaTTTATGAGATATTCTAGGTAAGATTAGCCAACATATTATAATCCTACATTCATTCAAATTCCGGCATATTTATCCCGAGTCCAATactctgtttgtttgtttgttttttgttttttttttttttttgacaaaagagCTACAAGCTAGAGACTAGTGGCTAAggcttatttaaaaaaaaaaaaaccataaaactgatTGATTCATTCAACTGAGTCtaatatatattcattcaaCTGATTTATTGGCAAAGATGgccataaaggaaagagttgtGTGAAGCTCATGCTCATACGTTAATTAATGAGAGAGTTCCTTTGTAAAAGTTGCTTTGCATGTGTACGATATATTCTCTCAACTGCTTCAACAACCCACCtttctcttgttcttcttccGATGATTGAAAGACTAACGTCCCggtaatttaattaattctaaaagatAGCAAGAGTACGTACTAAcattacatatacatatataataaataaaggtATACACCACGTTTCACAAGATCATtcattaaataaacaaaacgTATAAATGGGAATCTCCTGCATGCTAAATTTAGCAAATCTTGTGTGATGATTGAAAGACCCACTTATGAGTACATCTATCTAGTGCAAGTTTtcctatttttagaaaattttctcATGTTATAAATGGATCCCACTGCCAAAACCAAACACATGTTCATTCAACAActagatttcttcttcttggatcAAAGAAATTAGCAAGCTAGCATTTCCCTTTGGCCCGACATCAATCAATGGCCAGAGAAGTTAGCAGAGTTGGCTACAATAATTTGCGATCTTTTTCCTTTTCGATCGTCCTCCTTCTGCTTCTGCTCGCCCCCGTTTATGAAGCCAGGGCGGAAGACCAAACATATTATGGAGGATTTGTTAGAACTAGGGGATCCCATTTTGTGCTCAATGGGTCTCCATTTTACTTCAATGGCTTCAACGCCTACTGGATGATGCATGTTGCCGCTCAGCCCTCGGAGAGGAGTAAAGTAACACAAGTGTTTCATGATGCTGCCAAAGCTGGCCTCACTGTATGTCGGACTTGGGCTTTCAGTGATGGTGGTGATGAAGCATTGCAGATTTCACCTGGCGTTTATGATGAGCGTCTTTTTAAGGTCTAACTAATATCCACTTGTATAGTTCTTAACATTATTTTATGCATATACTAGGAGTTACATTCCATATTCCAAGTCAGtcaacattaattattaatgttttttttacatatatgtaGGCACTTGACTTTGTGGTTGCTGAGGCACGAAAGTATGGGATTCGactgattttgagttttgttaACAATTACAATGACTTTGGAGGACGAGCACAATATGCTCAGTGGGGTCGAAATGCAGGTATCCAGATTAATAGTGACGACGACTTTTACACGCATCCAACACTAAAGCAATATTACAAGAATCACGTGAAGGTAAGCTGAAAAACATATTATGCATGTGTTGCCCATATCAAGTAATACATTATGCGCACGTAAATGCAAGTCTGTCTAATTGAGCATATTATTAAATGctttcataaattaaattgggtgatttttttcttttgcagcGAGTTATAACTAGGTTCAACACCATAACAAGAACCGTTTACAGGGACGACCCAACTAGTCATGGCGTGGGAGCTCATGAATGAGCCTCGTTGCCAGGCCGATTACTCTGGAAGGACAGTTAATGTGAGAAACAAATTCTGACCTTATCTGAACTAATTGCACtcatttattattgtatttatttatttatatacatgCGTCTGTAAATATATATGATCTGCTCCTATTTTTGATTAGTTTTCGTAACGCATGCATTTCGTCTTGCTAATTTTATATGTCTACGCCTGTAAAATGGCAGGCTTGGGTTCAGGAGATGGCGGGTTATGTGAAATCCATTGACAACAAACACTTGCTAGAAGTAGGTATGGAAGGCTTCTATGGTGACTCCGTACCAGCGAGAAAGCAATTTAATCCTGGTTATCAAGTCGGCACCGATTTCATTACTAATAATCTTATCAAGGATATAGATTTTTCTACCATACATGCCTATCCAGACATATGGTAATTGAATTATGTGAATGTGCATGGCTGTAAGCTTATTGCCCTAGGCCTCCCCCACCGTATCAATCTAACTCAACTCATTTTGCAAATGTTGTCAACTGTAAATAGGTTGTCAGGGAAGGATGATCGAACGCAAATGGCGTTCATGCGCAGATGGTTGGAAAGTCATTGGGCAGACTCAAGAAAAACGCTGAGAATGCCAATGGTCGTAGCAGAGTTCGGCAAGTCTAGCAAAGATCCTGGGTACAGTATCTATGCAAGGGACTCGTACATGAAAGCTGTGTACGGCACTATCGACTACTTAGCCAAGTACGGAGGGACAGTCGGGGGGAGCCTGGTTTGGCAGCTCATGGCAGCAGGAATGGAGCCATATCATGATGGCTATGAAATAATTCTATCGGAAAATCCATCCACCGATGAAGTCATTTCTAGGCAATCGAGTCAAATGGCCGGGATGTCTCGTTTGATGATGGTGACGACGAAGGCGGAAACATTTGAGAATAGAGATAAGGAAGGAACTAATTAAGTTCCTCGACTCTTAAGTTTGGCATGTTTTGTACCTCCATTCAGGAGGGGAATAACTCTTGATTTATTGATATCTTATTCtcttatgaaataaaattaaaagaaagtatttatttaccATGATATCTCAAAACAATTTGCCAATACACACATTACTAATACTTTCTTGGTGTGCTTCTCGTATGTTTTTCTTCCATGTTTCCAATGCCAAATTGTGTTTAGAttaactatttctcaaaatgtcAAACCATTTGGATGTACTAGCTagaaatatgacatttattGACTCCTTAAATTTGTCACTGAAAGACAGATATAACTTAATACCAACACCCAACAAAACTATCACTACAACTGTCACAAATTCAGATAAACTAACGAAATTTAGAGGATTTGTATGGATTTGGAGGCATATATAGACAATCCTTTCCTTCGAACATAGAGGCTTAGAATAGCAGATCGTTGCATTTGTAGAAAGCACGACCTATGTCGATATAGAAATGAATGGGTATAATGTGAAGAATACGTTGACTTAATGTTCTGTCAATATAACATAAGGTTTGAATAAATAAACTAGAGCATCAATTAAAGTCGAGATCTATATTGACAACTCAAGCTATACAGTGTCAAGTGAGGCTTGGACCGATTTAACAGCATAAGAAATGGCGTCTACAGATGATCCTGTCCATCAGTTTAAAACGAGGCTTGTGGGAGAGCCCATTAACTGTCTGTACAAAGGCCTATATCAATGAGttaattcctctataaatagggtcaCCCTCTTAAACTAGAAAAATTTGCCATTACTATAGACCTTGCCACATATCAACAACCTTTTTTATTGGTaaaaaaattttctttcctCCATTGCTTCATCGATTTTGCTCATTTATAAACCTTCCATTTATATTGTAAACTTCACGGACATAtggtaattaaattatttaactatataaattataaaattatgcatGTGAACTTGTCAATTCAGCATTATCTAGGTTAATGGTAATTCATTCTACAAATTAATTATGTTCTAATTTACACAGGTTATCGGGACAAAATGATGAATCACAGATGAAATTCATGAATAAATGGATGGAAAGTCATTGGGCTGACTCAAGAAGAATACTAAAAAAGCCAATGGTCATGACAGAATTTGGCACATCTAGTAAAGATCCTGGGTACAGTACAATAAAAGACCATTGACTACTTAGCCAAGTATGGAGGCACAGTCGGTGGAACCCTAGTTGGCAGCTCATGGCACCAGGAATGGAACCGAATCACGATGGCTATGAAATAATTCTATCGGAAAATCACTCCACTGACGAAGGCATTTCTAAGCAGTCGAATCAAGTGACTGGCTTGTCTCATtgatgaaaaagaagatgaagacaacAACACACGGGAAAATGGAACCCATGATCGATCTGAGTGACTTAATGTTTTAAGTTTGACTCAatgatatcttaattaatattcttTGTTTTTTCCTGAGTAATAATATCTTAATTAGTATTCATTTGGCGCTTTATGTAACCAGTTCGGATTTCATCTTATTAATGCACCGGATCAGGATCAATTCTTGCCttcattatcttttatttaGGGTTTGATCAATGTGAGAATTTGTAAGGATTGAATGTTTGCCACTCTTGCTGATAACATCCATGGCAAATTTTCGTAATGCATGTGTGTATAAGATGAGTTTTCtggaaataatataaaaaaaaaaattgaaatccaCGAATAGAGAAGCAAGCAAGTCTTCAATCACAGTTACATAAACAACTCAAAAACCCATCAATTACTAGTTGTTTAAGACTTAAATTCTCatcattaatattaaaaacaaaaaatgcctTTGACTAGGCTGTTTCTTTATATTCTCATCAGTTACTTAATAAATGGggctttttattaaaaataaaattcaaagacaGACAAAATTCCTATTGTCAAAACTcatcattaatttatttattatatatactttttttgCTAAGTACTTATGATAAAAATctaagttttgttttttttttgggggggggggctaaATATGAAAGTAGGTTCTAGGTTCAACTCCCACCATATTTTTTGATCCAACTTATTATGGacttatatttgtatttatatttattgtttataagttataatataattattatatgaatacttttaatgattataattatataactgaaattaaaatgtaattgtattaataaaataaaaacatagcTATGCACACGAGCATATCAAAACATGCATTTTGATGTATAAATTAACTACCCACATGGATATAAGCCCTGAAAGGTGGTTGCTATATTTAGCGACAAATTTTACCCTTGGATAATCTGtgacaataaaataaaataaatgatcgCCTCCCTATATGTGCCACAGATTTTCTGtggcatattttatatttttcgtACAGAAACAGTTTGCACAGTTTACAATTTAAAGATGGATTTATCCATCACTAATTCAATGaatttaatgatgaaaatgtGTTGCTACTTCAATAAATTTAGTTTTCTAAATTAAGAATATTGCAACCGTGTCTCTTATCGTCCCCAAAATCTGCTCCCAACCCTTAAGCAACGactttaaacaaatatttttcaacaattTATCCCTATTTTGCAACGGAATTTCTATGGCCAATCAcccatgaatttatttttcccacataattattttttcttcacaaaattatccgctacgattttttttttttttttttcaggagTAAAATCTGGTTTTACTTGTGATGAagcataagttttttttttttttttggggggggggggggggcgctggGTAATGACTCATAAGTTTACTGttgtgaaatattttaaaaggtttttaatatttttataccgAAGCTATCTCCATGCTATGCTTGATTTTATAGGCAACATCTTTAACTAGGCCAATTAAAACTACTTTATCCATGCAACATCCCTTGAATTATTCAAAATGTCCCGGATTACTTGTTGATTCAAAGGATGGATTCTTATCCAAATTATCATAAGCCTGTTGAAGATATTCTTACCCCTTAAAACTGTTATTTGACTGCTTCAACTATTTATCCTCACACTGCTTATAAATAACTCTTGTGTTTCTCTTCCAGAAGAAGATCAAGACTCCCTTTTCCTCTCCACTTCCAATTTGTTGggttcaatttaatttgttattgttgtttctgATATTATCAGAATCATTCTCATCAGGAGGACGAGAAACTAAGGAATTTCACACTTCATAGGAGTCctaatgtttaaaaaaaataaaagaatagaacTAACACATTTAGAATCAATAATTGTAGTTCCATTATGTATGAAATGTCTATATACATGCATAGGATGAGTTATTTGGTAATgcataaaaatttgaaatctatTAACAAATAGAATACAGAAAAGCAATGCATCAATCAAACCTCATATAACAACTCCAGCCGCTCGGCAACACCACAAATATCTAGCAAGCAGACCATCAtagtaaaaagaatatatatacctACTGTTAAAActcatcaatttatttattttactaatcTAACATAgatattactaattaatttcttttttgtacACAGATATAAAACTTTAGTTTAAAATAAACTCACAAAATTGAGGGGGCAGAAACTTGCACTGCTTGTGCATGCAATTTCAGCCGACGGTGCATGCATATATtcataagagtataccaaaagGTGCAATATGGGATGCTTATATAAGATAACTACTGATGTAGAACAAGGAACACAAAGGCCATTCCTACTCACCTTCCACCATTTCCACCATCATTATCATTCTCCACCATCATTCATAGTGGCCACTATGAATGATGGTGGAGAATGATAATGATGGTGGAAATGGTGGAAGGTGAGTAGGAATGCCCGTTGTGTTCCTTGTTCTACATCAACTACCCACATGGATATATTACCCCTAAAATGTGGTTGCTATATTTAGCAAATATACTCCTAAACGAATTCGGCCAATCATAAgcgtttgatatatatatatatctcaactGCTTCAACAGCCATCGTTTCTCTTCTTCTAACTTTCCCCAACATGCCTTTTGCTGTCTACCCCATTacttaattctaaaatatacaccaattgtaaaatatattaagagTAAAGCTATATATAACTTAAGATACCACTATTCAtacattaaataaacaaaatatatagtaACAAGTGCTTCAAATCACTTCCTAAATTTAGCAAACCCGCCAATAACTGAAAGGCAATATTTCACCCACTCCAAAAACTTACTACTACCTCAATACCTAGATTCGTTGCAAGTTTTTCtatatttagtaaattttcTCATGTTCCAGTCCCTTATAAATACTGAGCCATCCGAATTCAAACTCCATATTGCCTACCCCATTCCTTGGATGCTCTTCTAAGTCTTCTTGCAGAGCAGTATTCTTCCTCCCCAATAATCCAATGGCCAGTGTAATTTGCAAACTCGACCGTAGTTTGGGGTCTATTGCGATCGTCCTTCTTATTGGCCTAGTTTGTGAAGCTAGGTTGATTCCAACGAACAATGGAGGGTTCATTGGAACCAAGGGAACCGATTTTGTTCTCAATGGGTCACCTTTTTACTTTAATGGGTTCAATGCCTACTGGATGATGCATGTTGCCGCTCAATCCTCAGAGAGGAGCAAAGTCACACAAGTCTTCCATGACGCCGCAGCCGCCGGTCTTACTATATGCCGGACTTGGGCTTTCAGTGATGGTGGTGATCAAGCTCTGCAGATATCACCCGGTGTTTATGATGAACCTGTCTTTCAggtttaacaaataattaaattactttgaacatgattatatatatatatatagttatccATCACATTTGATATTAGTGtagtgtatgtgtatatatatatattgtttatttattgatGTAGATTGctaatggattttttttataggCACTTGATTTTGTTATTTCTGAAGCACAAAAGTATAGGATCCGattgattttgagttttattaaCAATTACAATGACTTTGGAGGGCGAGAACAATATGTTCAGTGGGCTCAAAATGCAGGAATCCAAATTAACAATGAAGATGATTTTTACACACATCCTATTTTAAAAGGATATTACAAGAATCATGTGAAGgtaattatgacaaaaaaaaaagataattgtTTCAATCTAGTCATGgttttatgcatatgtatagaAGTTTGCTGCCAAATCACTTGTTCTAATGAATTTGggttgatttctttctcttgcaGAGAGTTATAACTAGGTTAAATACTATAACAAAAACTATTTATCGAGATGATCCAACTATCATGGCATGGGAACTCATAAATGAGCCTCGTTCCAAGAGCGATTACTCAGGAAAGACAATTAATGTGAGAATCAATTTATaccttatttaattatatagtTTATGAccttatataatatacatacaatCCATGCACACTTGATTGTTTTCcctaattcattttattttgctAATTTTATACCTGTACGCATGCTCAAAATGGCAGGATTGGGTTGGGGAGATGGCAGCATATGTAAAGTCTATTGACAACAAACACTTATTGGAAGTTGGAATGGAAGGCTTCTATGGTGACTCCATGCCTGATAGGAAGCAATTTAATCCTGGTTATCAAGTGGGCACCGATTTCATTACTAACAATCTTATCAGTGACATAGATTTCTCTACTATACATGCATATCCCGATATAtggtaattaaattatatatgtaaccTTACAATGTAAACTTGTTGGTCAATGTCAACATAATATAGGTTATATTGATTAATTCTACTACTATTCTAATTATTTGCACATAGGTTGTCGGGGCAAAATGATGAGTCGCAAATGGCATTCATGGACAAATGGGTGGAAAGTCATTGGACAGACTCTAGAACAATATTAAAAAAGCCAATGGTGATCGCAGAGTTTGGCAAGTCTAGTAAAGATCCTGGATATAGTATCCATGGAAGAGACTCATACATGAACACTGTGTATGGGACCATTGATAACTTAGCCAAGAAAGGCGGGACGATCAGCGGGACCCTAGTTTGGCAACTCATGGCATCGGGAATGGAACCATATCATGATGGGTATGAAATAATTCTATCAGAAAATCTCTCCACCGAAGAAGTCATTTCTAGACAGTCTAATCAGATGGCCGGCTTGTCTCATTAAATTTGATGGTGACGATGAAGAGGGCAACAAATTCTTGAGCCAAGCCAATGGTTTGAGTGATCCTGATtcacaaggaaaaagaaagccATGATCCGAGTGCCTTAACGTATAAGCTTGATTCAGTGATATCATAATTAATCATCCTTTGTCGCTTTATGTAACCAGTTCGGATTTTCATGTCCCTAATGCATTTAATCAGTATCTGTTTCTAGCCTTCATTGTCTTATAGATTCGTTAGTTTCCAATTACTTTATGTATGGATGTTtagccaaaaagaaaagaaaaataaaattatgtatggATGCATATATATCATGAATGCTTCAATTTCTAAAGAATAATGAAAAGCTGGCCAGCAATCGGGCGAATAGCAAGATCCACTTGTAAAATGGTTTTGGCTCTGGAGTCTTTGTACGTCATATACCAAACAGATAGCATGAATTTGTGCCCCTATAAGATGCTTGCTTGGTTCATTGCCGTCAATGATCAATCCATCCATATATCGTCATCATTCAGcggcttctttttttttttccttctttctcagATCAGatgaaatgatgaaatttatttatctgTACATCAATTTGTGCCG from Diospyros lotus cultivar Yz01 chromosome 4, ASM1463336v1, whole genome shotgun sequence includes the following:
- the LOC127798925 gene encoding mannan endo-1,4-beta-mannosidase 1-like isoform X1, encoding MASVICKLDRSLGSIAIVLLIGLVCEARLIPTNNGGFIGTKGTDFVLNGSPFYFNGFNAYWMMHVAAQSSERSKVTQVFHDAAAAGLTICRTWAFSDGGDQALQISPGVYDEPVFQALDFVISEAQKYRIRLILSFINNYNDFGGREQYVQWAQNAGIQINNEDDFYTHPILKGYYKNHVKRVITRLNTITKTIYRDDPTIMAWELINEPRSKSDYSGKTINDWVGEMAAYVKSIDNKHLLEVGMEGFYGDSMPDRKQFNPGYQVGTDFITNNLISDIDFSTIHAYPDIWLSGQNDESQMAFMDKWVESHWTDSRTILKKPMVIAEFGKSSKDPGYSIHGRDSYMNTVYGTIDNLAKKGGTISGTLVWQLMASGMEPYHDGYEIILSENLSTEEVISRQSNQMAGLSH
- the LOC127798925 gene encoding mannan endo-1,4-beta-mannosidase 1-like isoform X2, yielding MASVICKLDRSLGSIAIVLLIGLVCEARLIPTNNGGFIGTKGTDFVLNGSPFYFNGFNAYWMMHVAAQSSERSKVTQVFHDAAAAGLTICRTWAFSDGGDQALQISPGVYDEPVFQRVITRLNTITKTIYRDDPTIMAWELINEPRSKSDYSGKTINDWVGEMAAYVKSIDNKHLLEVGMEGFYGDSMPDRKQFNPGYQVGTDFITNNLISDIDFSTIHAYPDIWLSGQNDESQMAFMDKWVESHWTDSRTILKKPMVIAEFGKSSKDPGYSIHGRDSYMNTVYGTIDNLAKKGGTISGTLVWQLMASGMEPYHDGYEIILSENLSTEEVISRQSNQMAGLSH